A stretch of Caenibius tardaugens NBRC 16725 DNA encodes these proteins:
- a CDS encoding polyprenyl synthetase family protein, producing the protein MSAEVVPLPRKEPSLAPILSLTATAMNAVNTVILDRMQSEIPLIPALAGHLISGGGKRMRPMLTLAGADLVGYQGTRHHKLAAAVEFIHTATLLHDDVVDGSETRRGKEAANLVFGNPATVLVGDFLFSRAFELMVEDGSLKVLKILAGASSIIAQGEVDQLVSQRVIETSEDRYLHIIGAKTAVLFAAASRIAAVVAERDEAEERALDDYGRNLGIAFQLVDDAIDYDSDAAEMGKDRGDDFREGKMTLPVILAYARGNDEERRFWQEAIAGFRNEDEDLAHAIELIRKHDSVNATRERARHFAERAVDALSIFPDGKARAAMTEAARFAVSRGY; encoded by the coding sequence ATGAGCGCCGAGGTTGTTCCCCTGCCACGCAAGGAGCCTTCACTGGCTCCGATTCTGTCCCTGACAGCCACTGCCATGAACGCGGTGAACACCGTGATTCTGGACCGGATGCAGAGCGAAATTCCGCTGATTCCCGCACTTGCAGGCCACCTTATTTCGGGTGGTGGCAAACGGATGCGGCCGATGCTGACACTCGCCGGGGCCGATCTGGTGGGATATCAGGGCACCCGTCATCACAAGCTGGCCGCCGCTGTGGAATTTATTCACACCGCCACATTGCTGCATGACGATGTCGTCGATGGTTCCGAAACCCGCCGTGGCAAGGAAGCCGCCAATCTGGTGTTCGGCAACCCGGCAACCGTGCTGGTTGGCGATTTCCTGTTTTCCCGCGCGTTCGAACTCATGGTCGAAGACGGCAGCCTCAAGGTTCTGAAAATCCTGGCAGGCGCATCCTCGATTATCGCGCAGGGCGAAGTCGATCAGCTTGTTTCGCAACGTGTCATTGAAACCAGCGAAGACCGTTATCTCCACATCATTGGTGCGAAGACGGCGGTTCTGTTTGCGGCCGCCAGCCGGATCGCCGCCGTCGTGGCCGAACGCGATGAAGCGGAAGAACGCGCGCTGGACGATTATGGCCGCAATCTTGGCATCGCTTTCCAGCTGGTGGACGACGCCATCGATTACGATTCCGATGCGGCGGAAATGGGCAAGGATCGGGGCGATGATTTCCGTGAAGGCAAGATGACCCTGCCGGTTATTCTCGCCTATGCGCGCGGCAATGATGAGGAACGCCGGTTCTGGCAGGAAGCGATTGCCGGTTTTCGTAATGAAGATGAAGACCTTGCCCATGCGATCGAACTGATCCGCAAGCATGACTCGGTGAACGCCACGCGCGAACGTGCCCGCCATTTCGCGGAACGCGCGGTGGATGCCCTGTCAATCTTCCCGGATGGCAAGGCGCGCGCCGCGATGACGGAAGCCGCGCGCTTCGCCGTTAGCCGGGGTTATTGA
- the hrpB gene encoding ATP-dependent helicase HrpB: MSDLPIHAVLPDLLTALRDQTSAVLIAPPGAGKTTAVAPALLGEAWCSGTVILLSPRRVAARAAAERMAELLGEKPGETVGYLTRLDSKRSAKTRILVVTEAIFVAQICDDPELRGVSAVLFDEAHERHLDSDLGLALALESQAVLRDDLRICVMSATIDGARFARLLGEGASVIESAGKAYPLAIRWLGASPDKRTEEAMASAILAAWRDEEGDILAFLPGVREIERTKERLVERLPDVPILPLHGQVEPAGQRAAIRRDPQGRRRLVLATAIAETSLTLDGVSVVVDAGLSRRAEFDLAAGVSHLVTVRASRAAAAQRAGRAARQGPGVAYRLWEEAAHAGRAEFDPPEITTVDLAPLTLSLAQWGAGDPQAMPWLDCPPDAALAAARRRLQALDALDRDGRITERGRQIASLPMDPAQAAMVLFGAEHRAAQDAAGLALLMQERGLGGRGEDLAQRLARWQGDRSPRAQASRKLAEGWARRAQKMIGAGVGEAPPLGVLLAMALPDNVARRRDPSGENWLSAGGRGYILDPVSPLASAEWLVIGDAQGQAKGARIMAGIALSDDDVDQWLGERMERRSLLRWNEGEGRVEARLERRLGAITLASGPDGKPDAAAVTALLVGKAKERLSLLLPPVLMARAQYAGLDALSPERLADDADEWLAPLLQGRRDLNLSKAALTDALLARLDWNDRQRLDKLAPREFTSPAGTNHPIDYAHEGGPAVEVRVQALFGLDRHPIIGGTPLLLLLTSPAGRPIQATRDLAGFWRGSWRDVVKDMKGRYPKHRWPDEPWNEAPSLKTRNAFDNSRR, encoded by the coding sequence ATGAGCGATCTTCCTATTCACGCCGTTTTGCCGGACCTGCTCACCGCCCTGCGTGACCAGACGTCGGCCGTGCTGATCGCCCCGCCGGGTGCGGGCAAGACCACCGCCGTCGCACCGGCGCTGCTGGGTGAGGCGTGGTGCAGCGGAACCGTCATCCTGCTTTCGCCACGGCGCGTTGCCGCGCGTGCCGCCGCCGAACGCATGGCGGAACTGCTGGGCGAAAAACCGGGAGAGACGGTGGGTTATCTCACCCGGCTCGATAGCAAACGATCTGCGAAAACCCGCATTCTGGTGGTGACGGAGGCAATCTTCGTAGCGCAGATCTGTGATGATCCGGAATTGCGCGGGGTGAGCGCGGTGCTGTTCGATGAAGCGCATGAACGGCATCTCGACAGCGATCTTGGCCTTGCGCTGGCGCTGGAAAGCCAGGCCGTGCTGCGCGACGATCTGCGTATCTGCGTGATGTCCGCCACCATCGACGGGGCCCGCTTTGCCCGCCTGCTGGGCGAAGGCGCGTCGGTCATCGAGAGCGCGGGGAAAGCCTATCCGCTGGCGATACGTTGGCTCGGGGCATCGCCGGACAAGCGCACCGAGGAGGCGATGGCCAGCGCCATCCTTGCCGCCTGGCGCGATGAGGAGGGTGATATTCTGGCGTTCCTGCCGGGCGTTCGGGAGATCGAGCGCACGAAGGAACGGCTTGTCGAACGGTTGCCGGATGTGCCGATCCTCCCCCTGCATGGTCAGGTGGAACCTGCAGGGCAACGCGCCGCGATCCGCCGCGATCCGCAGGGGCGACGGCGGCTTGTTCTGGCGACGGCCATCGCGGAAACTTCGCTGACGCTGGATGGGGTCTCGGTGGTGGTCGACGCCGGGCTTTCCCGGCGCGCGGAATTCGATCTTGCCGCAGGCGTCAGCCATCTGGTGACCGTGCGCGCCAGCCGCGCCGCGGCTGCCCAGCGCGCCGGCCGCGCGGCACGGCAGGGGCCGGGTGTCGCCTATCGTTTGTGGGAAGAGGCCGCACATGCCGGGCGCGCGGAATTCGATCCACCGGAAATCACCACGGTCGATCTCGCCCCGCTGACGCTGTCGTTGGCGCAATGGGGGGCAGGTGATCCGCAGGCCATGCCATGGCTCGATTGCCCGCCCGATGCCGCTCTGGCCGCAGCGCGAAGGCGTCTGCAGGCGCTGGATGCGCTCGATCGTGACGGGCGCATAACGGAACGGGGGCGGCAGATCGCAAGCCTGCCGATGGACCCGGCGCAGGCGGCGATGGTGCTGTTCGGTGCGGAACATCGTGCGGCCCAAGATGCCGCTGGGCTGGCCTTGCTGATGCAGGAACGCGGGCTTGGCGGACGGGGCGAAGACCTTGCCCAGCGCCTTGCCCGCTGGCAAGGCGACCGTTCCCCCCGGGCGCAGGCATCGCGTAAACTGGCGGAAGGCTGGGCCCGCCGCGCGCAGAAAATGATCGGCGCTGGCGTTGGCGAAGCCCCGCCTTTGGGCGTGCTTCTGGCCATGGCGCTGCCCGACAATGTCGCGCGGCGGCGTGATCCCTCGGGCGAAAACTGGCTGTCTGCCGGGGGGCGGGGCTATATCCTCGACCCGGTATCGCCACTCGCCAGTGCGGAATGGCTGGTGATCGGCGATGCACAAGGACAGGCCAAAGGTGCACGGATCATGGCGGGGATCGCGCTTTCCGACGATGATGTCGACCAGTGGCTGGGCGAACGGATGGAGCGTCGTTCGCTTTTGCGCTGGAATGAGGGTGAGGGGCGGGTTGAGGCCCGGCTTGAACGGCGTCTGGGGGCGATCACGCTGGCCAGCGGGCCGGATGGGAAACCGGATGCGGCCGCTGTAACGGCCCTGCTGGTGGGCAAGGCGAAAGAGCGGCTGTCCCTCCTTCTGCCGCCGGTCCTGATGGCGCGTGCGCAATACGCCGGGCTCGATGCCCTTTCGCCTGAGCGACTGGCGGACGATGCGGACGAATGGCTGGCCCCCCTGTTGCAAGGGCGCCGCGATCTCAATCTGTCAAAGGCCGCGCTGACGGATGCCTTGCTGGCGCGGCTAGACTGGAATGATCGGCAACGGCTCGACAAGCTGGCCCCACGCGAATTCACCAGTCCAGCGGGCACAAATCATCCCATTGATTATGCACATGAAGGCGGCCCTGCGGTGGAAGTTCGCGTTCAGGCCCTGTTTGGCCTCGACCGGCACCCAATTATCGGCGGAACGCCCTTGCTGCTTCTGCTTACCTCCCCGGCAGGTCGGCCGATTCAGGCCACACGCGATTTGGCCGGGTTCTGGCGGGGCAGTTGGCGCGATGTGGTGAAGGATATGAAAGGGCGCTACCCCAAACACCGCTGGCCGGATGAGCCCTGGAACGAAGCGCCGAGCCTCAAGACCAGAAACGCGTTCGATAATTCCCGGCGATAG
- a CDS encoding ETC complex I subunit → MSARIYQRPKNAMQSGKALCDQWILEFVPAEARKPDPLMGWAGSGDTQVQVQLSFPNKDDAQAYAAKYGITARVYASPAKRLKIQAYADNFK, encoded by the coding sequence ATGTCTGCACGCATCTATCAACGCCCGAAAAACGCCATGCAGTCCGGCAAGGCGCTTTGCGACCAGTGGATTCTCGAATTCGTCCCGGCTGAGGCACGCAAGCCCGATCCCTTGATGGGCTGGGCCGGTAGCGGCGACACCCAGGTGCAGGTGCAACTGAGCTTCCCCAACAAGGATGACGCGCAGGCCTATGCCGCGAAGTACGGCATTACCGCACGGGTTTACGCGAGCCCGGCGAAACGGCTGAAAATTCAGGCCTACGCCGACAATTTCAAGTAA
- a CDS encoding DNA polymerase III subunit gamma/tau yields MFGDEPEREGEDALETKPTAAELEEAGQGSMFDASPPAASPSDEPEAAPEIAPETVAAPVAAPEPAQPIPPQPASLAAPSASPVQSSAQAGQPYRVLARKYRPQTFAELIGQEAMVRTLANAIERDRLAHAFLMTGVRGVGKTSTARLIAKALNCIGPDGQGGPTIDPCGQCEPCLAIAEGRHIDVIEMDAASHTGVDDVREIIEAVRYAAVSARYKIYIIDEVHMLSRNAFNALLKTLEEPPAHVKFLFATTEVDKLPVTVLSRCQRFDLRRIPTGMLQEHFAGICAKEGVEAEAEALHLIAGAAEGSVRDGLSILDQAIAHADLDSGGHVVAERVRDMLGLADKSVQRDLFAAILGGDAATLLDGMDRQYALGVEPLALMRSLMDLVHRITVAQIGRSGADAPTAEERAALEDWAEKLGAAQLHRLWQLLLKGHDEVRGAPDPQVAAQMALLRMLHAADLPDPGSLVKKLEELAAQGVAVQASSTPSGGEGDAPSAPPAAKLDWDALVHQVDIGGHLRIAQLMRDWVRVIDLAPGKLIFSLVPGLAVDPVSEMRDALYKSTGVKWTVEQGVGEGAPSLRELSDARKAEDEAALMRDPLVEAAMAAFPDAEIVKEDGDRQGETRQWTKRA; encoded by the coding sequence ATGTTTGGCGACGAGCCAGAGCGCGAAGGCGAAGACGCCCTCGAAACGAAGCCGACTGCGGCCGAACTGGAAGAGGCGGGGCAGGGGTCGATGTTCGACGCGTCGCCGCCGGCCGCGTCGCCGTCAGACGAACCCGAAGCCGCGCCGGAAATCGCACCCGAAACCGTGGCCGCGCCGGTCGCTGCCCCGGAACCGGCCCAGCCGATACCTCCGCAACCCGCCAGTCTCGCCGCGCCTTCAGCCAGCCCGGTACAGAGTTCAGCGCAGGCTGGGCAGCCTTATCGCGTACTGGCCCGCAAATACCGCCCGCAGACTTTCGCCGAACTGATCGGGCAGGAAGCGATGGTGCGTACGCTTGCCAATGCGATCGAACGGGATCGGCTGGCGCATGCCTTCCTGATGACCGGTGTGCGGGGGGTCGGGAAAACCTCGACCGCGCGCCTTATTGCCAAAGCGCTGAATTGCATCGGCCCCGATGGGCAGGGCGGGCCCACGATCGATCCTTGCGGGCAGTGTGAACCGTGTCTGGCCATTGCCGAAGGGCGCCATATCGATGTGATCGAAATGGACGCGGCCAGCCATACGGGCGTTGACGATGTCCGCGAGATTATCGAAGCGGTGCGTTACGCTGCGGTTAGTGCGCGCTACAAGATCTACATCATCGACGAAGTGCACATGCTGTCGCGCAATGCGTTCAACGCCTTGCTGAAAACACTGGAAGAACCGCCCGCGCATGTGAAATTCCTGTTCGCCACGACCGAAGTGGACAAGCTGCCGGTTACTGTCCTGTCGCGGTGCCAACGGTTCGATCTGCGGCGTATCCCCACGGGGATGTTGCAGGAACACTTCGCCGGTATTTGCGCCAAAGAAGGCGTGGAAGCCGAGGCAGAGGCCCTGCACCTGATTGCCGGTGCCGCCGAAGGGTCGGTCCGCGATGGGCTGTCCATTCTCGATCAGGCCATCGCCCATGCTGACCTTGATAGCGGCGGCCATGTCGTCGCCGAACGCGTGCGTGATATGCTGGGCCTTGCCGACAAGAGCGTGCAGCGCGATCTGTTCGCGGCGATTCTCGGCGGCGATGCGGCAACGCTGCTCGATGGTATGGACCGGCAATATGCCCTGGGGGTCGAACCGCTGGCATTGATGCGGTCGCTGATGGATCTCGTGCATCGCATTACCGTGGCGCAGATCGGCCGCAGCGGTGCGGATGCACCCACGGCGGAAGAACGCGCTGCGCTGGAAGACTGGGCGGAGAAGCTGGGCGCGGCGCAACTGCACCGGCTGTGGCAATTGCTGCTCAAGGGGCATGATGAGGTGCGCGGGGCGCCCGATCCGCAGGTTGCGGCGCAAATGGCGCTGCTGCGCATGTTGCACGCCGCCGATCTGCCTGACCCGGGCTCTCTGGTGAAGAAGCTGGAGGAACTGGCCGCGCAGGGTGTGGCGGTGCAGGCCTCCTCAACGCCGTCAGGTGGGGAAGGTGATGCGCCCTCTGCGCCGCCTGCGGCAAAGCTGGATTGGGATGCGCTCGTCCATCAGGTGGATATTGGCGGGCACTTGCGGATCGCGCAATTGATGCGTGATTGGGTGCGGGTTATCGATCTTGCGCCGGGCAAGCTGATTTTCTCGCTCGTGCCCGGCCTTGCGGTCGATCCGGTTTCCGAAATGCGGGATGCGCTTTACAAGTCCACCGGTGTCAAATGGACAGTTGAGCAAGGTGTTGGAGAGGGCGCGCCATCGCTTCGCGAGTTGAGCGATGCCCGCAAGGCAGAGGATGAGGCGGCGCTGATGCGCGATCCGCTGGTGGAGGCGGCCATGGCTGCTTTCCCCGACGCGGAAATCGTCAAGGAAGATGGGGATCGTCAAGGCGAAACCCGTCAATGGACCAAGAGAGCTTGA
- a CDS encoding YbaB/EbfC family nucleoid-associated protein yields the protein MKSMEEMLQAAQQAAETIQKQMNDAQAKLDSLEVEGVSGGGLVKIRCSAKGRILGIAIDDSLIVREDKHILEDLVTAAFNDARAKADQVANDEMGKMQQGLGLPPGFNFPGFG from the coding sequence ATGAAATCGATGGAAGAAATGCTCCAGGCTGCCCAGCAGGCTGCAGAAACCATCCAGAAGCAGATGAACGACGCGCAGGCCAAACTGGATTCGCTGGAAGTCGAAGGCGTATCGGGTGGCGGTCTGGTCAAAATTCGTTGCAGCGCCAAAGGCCGGATTCTCGGTATTGCGATCGATGACAGCCTGATCGTTCGCGAAGACAAGCATATTCTCGAAGATCTGGTGACCGCAGCGTTCAACGATGCGCGTGCCAAGGCGGATCAGGTGGCGAACGACGAAATGGGCAAGATGCAGCAAGGTCTGGGCCTGCCCCCCGGCTTCAACTTTCCCGGATTTGGCTGA
- a CDS encoding choice-of-anchor A family protein, with protein MKVIRPSRAAMLVLSSFALTVPAQADTPSGINALSEWNLIVLGNLSSSSEVEGRTFVGGNLTGNSSNYNTAPVAASSNAQPGLIVVGNVNGGTKNLNNGSGAIIGGNVNSGFNLNGNPQTVQVGGSIANTNVNQNTVNSGLAASNPGFLQDLQQDKSLLTTSMINLSHEMSTLAATSQLEISGNRGTFTAQPGADGMAVFNITSDQLNSIGEIQFNLNGAETVIVNVSGNKINLNDNFLGGTNGLGEKVIWNFPDAQNLSLTTAWGGSVLAPNANASTSNAINGSAVFGNLNQDGKMQAGTYQGGYIPPSTTPGESTGGASSGGTEVPEPGMLAMMILALGGLIFWRRRRAAA; from the coding sequence ATGAAAGTTATTCGCCCGTCACGTGCCGCTATGCTGGTCTTGTCGTCGTTTGCACTGACGGTTCCCGCGCAGGCCGATACGCCATCGGGTATCAACGCCTTGTCCGAGTGGAACCTGATCGTTCTGGGCAACCTTTCATCCAGTTCGGAAGTGGAAGGGCGGACTTTCGTGGGCGGGAACCTGACGGGCAATTCCTCGAACTACAACACGGCGCCGGTGGCGGCGTCATCCAATGCGCAGCCGGGTCTGATCGTGGTCGGTAACGTCAACGGGGGAACCAAGAATCTCAACAATGGTTCGGGCGCGATTATCGGTGGCAACGTAAACAGCGGTTTCAATCTCAACGGCAACCCGCAAACGGTGCAGGTGGGCGGATCGATTGCCAATACGAACGTCAATCAGAACACCGTCAATTCCGGTCTGGCCGCGTCCAACCCGGGATTCCTGCAAGATCTGCAGCAGGACAAGAGCCTGCTGACCACCAGCATGATCAATCTCTCGCACGAGATGAGCACGCTGGCCGCCACCAGCCAACTGGAGATTTCCGGCAACCGCGGTACCTTTACCGCGCAGCCCGGTGCCGATGGCATGGCGGTGTTCAATATCACGTCGGATCAGCTGAACAGCATCGGTGAAATCCAGTTCAATTTGAATGGGGCGGAGACGGTGATCGTCAACGTCAGCGGTAACAAGATCAACCTGAACGACAATTTTCTGGGCGGCACCAATGGTCTGGGTGAGAAGGTGATCTGGAATTTCCCCGATGCGCAGAACCTGTCCCTGACCACGGCCTGGGGGGGCAGTGTGCTGGCCCCGAATGCCAATGCCTCGACCTCCAATGCGATCAATGGGTCGGCGGTGTTCGGGAATTTGAACCAGGACGGGAAAATGCAGGCTGGTACCTATCAGGGGGGCTACATTCCGCCATCGACCACGCCGGGGGAATCGACCGGGGGGGCGAGTTCGGGGGGCACCGAAGTTCCCGAGCCGGGTATGCTGGCCATGATGATATTGGCGCTGGGCGGACTGATCTTCTGGCGCCGTCGCCGCGCGGCAGCCTGA
- the lon gene encoding endopeptidase La, with product MKLYPLLPLRDIVVFPGMVVPLFVGREKSVAALEEVMQGDKEIFLVAQLDPGCDDPGNDDLYDIGVVAQVLQLLKLPDGTVRVLVEGHSRARLASMREEKGFVVAQVEQLDSDAAEGTEVSAMMRSVVDQFGEYAKLNKKLPEDLGEQLVEIEDAARLADTIAANLNAKVSDKQALLTERDPFKRLEMVYSFMEGELSVLQVERKIRGRVKRQMEKTQREYYLNEQLKAIQSELGGGDDGEADEVAELQEKIDSLPLSEEAKAKATAELKKLKTMQPMSAEATVIRNYLDVLLGLPWGKKSRLKKDIAKAQAILDEDHYALDKVKERIVEYLAVQARTNKLKGPILCLVGPPGVGKTSLGKSIAKATGREFIRQSLGGVRDEAEIRGHRRTYIGSLPGKIVTNLRKAGTSNPLFLLDEIDKLGQDFRGDPASALLEVLDPEQNAKFQDHYLELDYDLSDIMFVTTANSLNLPQPLLDRMEIIRLEGYTEDEKLEIAQRHLVPKQVKQHGLRKGEFTLTEDGLRDLIRYYTREAGVRTLEREIARLARKVLRKILEGKAEAITITPDNLGDYAGVRKFRHGMSDEEAQVGAVTGLAWTEVGGDLLTIESVTTPGKGEIRTTGKLGEVMNESIQTAFSFVKARAPAYGIKPSLFQRRNIHIHLPEGAVPKDGPSAGIGMVTSIVSTLTGIPVRPDVAMTGEVTLRGRVLAIGGLKEKLLAALRGGIKTVLIPEENVKDLVEIPDNVKQGLEILPVSHVDEVLERALTEKLVAIEWTEDDDLASQPGAAPAGGAASQTAH from the coding sequence ATGAAGCTTTACCCTCTCCTTCCTCTGCGTGACATTGTCGTCTTCCCGGGCATGGTTGTTCCGCTGTTCGTTGGACGCGAAAAATCCGTCGCCGCGCTGGAAGAAGTGATGCAGGGCGATAAGGAAATCTTCCTTGTGGCCCAGCTCGACCCGGGTTGTGATGATCCGGGCAATGATGATCTTTACGATATCGGCGTGGTTGCACAGGTCTTGCAGCTGCTGAAACTGCCCGACGGCACCGTGCGTGTGCTGGTCGAAGGGCACAGCCGCGCCCGGCTGGCCTCCATGCGGGAGGAAAAGGGCTTTGTCGTGGCCCAGGTGGAACAACTGGATTCCGATGCCGCGGAAGGTACGGAAGTGTCCGCCATGATGCGCAGTGTCGTCGACCAGTTCGGCGAATACGCGAAACTCAACAAGAAGCTTCCGGAAGATCTGGGTGAGCAGCTTGTCGAGATCGAGGATGCTGCGCGTCTGGCCGACACGATTGCGGCCAATCTGAATGCGAAAGTGTCGGACAAGCAGGCCCTGTTGACCGAACGCGATCCGTTCAAGCGGCTGGAAATGGTCTATTCCTTTATGGAAGGCGAACTTTCGGTCCTTCAGGTGGAGCGCAAGATCCGTGGCCGTGTGAAGCGGCAGATGGAAAAGACCCAGCGTGAATATTACCTCAACGAACAGTTGAAGGCGATCCAGTCCGAACTGGGCGGCGGTGACGATGGCGAAGCCGACGAAGTCGCCGAACTGCAGGAAAAGATCGATTCACTCCCGCTTTCTGAAGAAGCCAAGGCGAAGGCCACGGCCGAACTCAAGAAACTGAAGACCATGCAGCCGATGAGCGCGGAAGCAACCGTGATCCGCAATTATCTGGATGTTCTGCTCGGTCTGCCCTGGGGCAAGAAGAGCCGCCTGAAAAAGGATATCGCGAAAGCGCAGGCGATCCTCGATGAGGATCACTATGCGCTGGATAAGGTGAAAGAACGGATTGTCGAATATCTCGCGGTCCAGGCGCGCACCAACAAGCTGAAGGGGCCGATCCTGTGCCTTGTTGGCCCTCCGGGTGTGGGCAAGACCAGCCTTGGCAAGTCGATCGCCAAGGCGACCGGGCGCGAATTTATTCGCCAGTCGCTGGGCGGCGTGCGCGATGAAGCGGAAATCCGCGGCCACCGGCGGACCTATATCGGTTCGCTGCCGGGCAAGATCGTGACCAATCTGCGCAAGGCCGGGACATCCAACCCGCTGTTCCTGCTCGACGAGATCGACAAGCTGGGCCAGGATTTCCGCGGCGATCCAGCTTCGGCCCTGCTAGAGGTGCTCGATCCGGAACAGAACGCCAAGTTCCAGGACCACTATCTGGAACTGGATTACGACCTGTCGGACATCATGTTCGTGACGACGGCCAACAGCCTCAATCTGCCGCAGCCCTTGCTTGATCGCATGGAGATCATCCGGCTCGAAGGCTATACGGAAGACGAAAAGCTCGAGATCGCCCAGCGGCATCTCGTGCCCAAGCAGGTCAAACAGCATGGTCTGCGCAAGGGGGAATTCACGCTGACCGAAGACGGTTTGCGCGATTTGATCCGTTACTACACCCGCGAGGCGGGCGTGCGTACGCTGGAGCGGGAAATCGCCCGGCTGGCCCGCAAGGTTCTGCGCAAGATCCTTGAAGGCAAGGCCGAAGCGATCACGATTACGCCGGACAATCTTGGTGACTATGCCGGTGTGCGCAAATTCCGCCACGGCATGTCTGACGAAGAGGCCCAGGTCGGGGCAGTGACCGGTCTGGCCTGGACCGAGGTGGGCGGCGACCTGCTGACCATCGAAAGCGTGACCACGCCGGGCAAGGGCGAAATTCGTACGACGGGCAAGCTCGGCGAAGTGATGAACGAGTCGATCCAGACGGCGTTCAGCTTCGTGAAGGCGCGGGCACCGGCTTACGGGATCAAGCCGTCGCTGTTCCAGCGCCGCAATATCCATATTCACTTGCCCGAAGGCGCAGTGCCCAAGGATGGCCCCAGCGCCGGCATCGGCATGGTGACCTCGATCGTGTCGACTTTGACGGGTATTCCGGTTCGCCCAGACGTTGCCATGACGGGTGAAGTTACTTTGCGTGGTCGTGTGCTGGCGATTGGCGGGCTTAAGGAGAAGCTGCTGGCCGCCCTGCGTGGCGGGATAAAAACTGTGCTTATCCCCGAAGAAAACGTGAAGGATCTGGTCGAGATTCCGGACAATGTAAAACAGGGTCTGGAAATTCTTCCGGTGTCTCATGTGGATGAGGTTCTGGAGCGCGCGCTGACCGAAAAACTGGTTGCGATCGAATGGACCGAAGACGACGATCTGGCCAGTCAGCCGGGTGCGGCACCGGCTGGAGGGGCCGCTTCGCAGACAGCCCACTGA
- a CDS encoding HU family DNA-binding protein, which yields MNKNDLISAVADSSGLSRSDATKAVEGVFDAISAALAKGDEVRLVGFGTFSTAKRKASTGRNPRTGEAMTIKASTQPKFKAGKGLKDAVN from the coding sequence ATGAACAAAAACGATCTCATCAGCGCCGTTGCCGATTCCAGCGGCCTTTCCCGTAGTGATGCGACCAAGGCCGTTGAAGGTGTGTTCGATGCGATCAGCGCCGCACTGGCGAAGGGCGACGAAGTGCGCCTGGTCGGTTTCGGAACCTTCTCGACCGCAAAGCGTAAGGCTTCGACCGGCCGTAACCCGCGCACCGGTGAAGCGATGACCATCAAGGCTTCGACGCAGCCGAAATTCAAGGCCGGCAAGGGCCTGAAGGACGCCGTCAACTAA
- the rlmB gene encoding 23S rRNA (guanosine(2251)-2'-O)-methyltransferase RlmB produces MNTNGPRRALRGRAGRMQGGRGSGRGSKGAVRLWGRHAVEAALMNPERQHRKLWATREGIDSLCGDLPEDFPVEYAQAQDLARLVARDAPHQGLVLECDPLPDLHLDDVLDSESRRPIVVLDQVTDPHNVGAIMRSAAAFDACAIVTQDRHAPPESGVVAKSASGALEVVPWIRVVNLARALEQMADAGYWRIGLAGEAKATLAQALSTGPIALVLGAEGEGMRHNIAEHCDALARLPISAAMESLNVSNAAAIALYAIATHEDSE; encoded by the coding sequence ATGAACACTAACGGGCCCAGACGTGCCCTTCGCGGGCGCGCAGGACGGATGCAGGGCGGACGGGGTTCCGGCCGTGGAAGCAAGGGCGCGGTACGCCTGTGGGGGCGCCACGCCGTCGAAGCCGCGCTGATGAATCCCGAACGCCAGCACCGCAAGCTGTGGGCGACACGTGAGGGAATCGATTCCCTGTGCGGCGATCTGCCCGAAGATTTCCCCGTGGAATACGCACAGGCGCAGGATCTGGCCCGTCTGGTCGCGCGCGATGCGCCACACCAGGGACTCGTTCTCGAATGCGATCCCCTGCCCGATTTGCATCTGGACGATGTCCTGGACAGCGAATCCCGGCGCCCTATCGTTGTCCTCGATCAGGTAACCGATCCGCATAACGTGGGCGCAATCATGCGTTCGGCCGCAGCATTCGATGCCTGCGCAATTGTGACGCAGGATCGCCATGCCCCGCCCGAATCGGGTGTGGTTGCCAAGTCGGCATCGGGCGCGCTGGAGGTGGTCCCCTGGATTCGCGTGGTCAATCTCGCCCGGGCGCTCGAACAGATGGCCGATGCGGGTTACTGGCGAATCGGTCTTGCTGGCGAAGCGAAGGCAACGCTGGCACAGGCGCTGTCGACCGGGCCGATCGCTCTCGTGCTGGGCGCGGAAGGCGAAGGCATGCGGCACAATATCGCCGAACATTGCGATGCGCTGGCGCGACTGCCGATCAGCGCCGCCATGGAAAGCCTGAACGTTTCCAACGCAGCAGCAATCGCGCTCTACGCAATCGCCACACATGAGGATTCCGAATGA